Genomic segment of Archangium lipolyticum:
CGCCTATACCGGTCTGGCCGGTCTACCACTCTCTGAGTACGTGACTCGTCTCACCACTGCGTCCACCAGTCGGGTGGTCTATGAGGTAGTACCTGCGTTATGAGCGAGAAGAAAATCGCCAAGGTGGAGCCTCTCCCCGAGGAATGGCGCGGGCGCAGAGTCTGGCTCATGGATGCGCTGCTCCATGCCCGGAAGCAACTCCTCATGAAGCGAGGTCTTTGGATGGTGACAGGAGGAGACACGGTTGACTCACTCCACTCGTTCACCATCGGCTGGGCATCCAACACACAATTCAACGGCGAGGATGATCTGGAGTGGCAGGACTTCCTGGACTGGCTGCGCGACGTGAAGCACGAGGCGCCACCAGAGGGGTGGCACGTGAAGTACCTTCGGGACTGCGACGGAGATCACGAGCGCGCGGCCCTGAAGTTCCTCGACTTCGCCGCGGAGTTCGTCGCGCTCCGGCGCAAGTCCCCATCTTCCTGATCATCACGTATTCTGCTCGCGGATCGCTGCCGCACTACTGATGACGGGTATTCCGTCTCCTGCGGCACGAGCCCCTCAACTCGGACGCGCATCCCCCACCCGCTTCGGCTAGTCTCCGCGCGGCGCAACACCCCCGAGGAGACACATGTCCCGTACCATTCGTGCCCCCCGCGGAACGGCCCTGTCCTGCAAGGGCTGGGTCCAGGAAGCCGCCCTCCGGATGCTGATGAACAACCTGGATCCCGACGTGGCCGAGCGCCCCGAGGATCTGGTCGTCTACGGCGGCATCGGCAAGGCCGCCCGTGACTGGGGCTCTTTCGATCGCATCGTCGACGGCCTGCGCCGTCTCACCGACGAGGAGACCCTCCTCGTCCAGTCCGGCAAGCCCGTGGGCATTCTCCGCACCCACCCGGATGCCCCCCGCGTCCTCATCGCCAACTCCAACCTCGTGGGGAACTGGGCCAACTGGGACCACTTCTTCGAGCTCGAGAAGAAGGGCCTCATGATGTACGGCCAGATGACGGCCGGCTCGTGGATCTACATCGGCACCCAGGGCATCCTCCAGGGCACCTACGAGACCTTCGCCCAGGCCGGCCGCGTCCACTTCGGCTCCGATGACCTCTCCGGCCGGCTCGTCCTCTCCGGCGGTCTCGGCGGCATGGGCGGCGCCCAGCCCCTGGCGGCCACCATGAACAACGCCGTCTTCCTCGGCGTGGAGATCGATCCGCACCGCGCCCGCCGCCGCGTCGAGACGCGCTACCTGGACGTCGTCGCCAAGGATATCGACGAGGCCATCGCGCTCGCCAAGGAGGCCCAGCAGAAGCGCGTGGGCCGCTCCATCGGCGTCATTGGCAACGCGGCCCAGGTCTACCGTGAGCTGTACCGGCGCGGTCTCAAGCCGGACCTCGTCACGGACCAGACGAGCGCGCATGATCCGCTCAACGGCTACATCCCCGCGGACCTGTCCCTGGAGGCCGCGGCCGAGCTGCGCCAGCGCGATCCCAAGGGCTACGTCGAGAAGGCTCGTCAGTCGATGTCCATGCAGGTGGAGGCGATGCTCGACTTCGCCCGCGCCGGCAGCCACGTCTTCGACTACGGCAACAACATCCGCGCCCAGGCGCAGCTCGCCGGTCTGGAGAACGCCTTCGACTTCCCCGGCTTCGTCCCGGCCTACATCCGCCCCATGTTCTGCGAGGGCCTCGGGCCCTTCCGCTGGGTGGCGCTCTCGGGTGACCCCGAGGACATCCGCCGCACGGATCAGGCGGTGCTCGAGCTCTTCCCCCAGAAGCAGTCGCTGCACCGGTGGATCAAGATGGCCCAGGATCGCGTGGCCTTCCAGGGTCTGCCGGCGCGCATCTGCTGGCTGGGCTACGGCGAGCGCGCCAAGGCCGGCCTGCGCTTCAACGAGATGGTGCGCAAGGGCGAGGTGAAGGCCCCCATCGTCATCGGGCGCGATCACCTGGACTGCGGCTCCGTGGCCTCGCCCAACCGCGAGACGGAGTCCATGAAGGACGGCACGGACGCCGTGGCCGACTGGCCCATCCTCAACGCCCTGGTGAACGCGGTGAATGGCGCCTCCTGGGTGTCCTTCCACCACGGCGGCGGCGTGGGCATGGGCTACTCGCTGCACGCCGGCCAGGTCATCGTCGCCGACGGCACGCCCGAGGCCGCCCGCCGTATCGAGCGCGTGCTCACCTCGGATCCCGCCATGGGCGTGCTGCGTCACGCCGACGCGGGCTACCCCGAGGCCGTCGACGTTGCCCGCAGCCGTGGCGTGCGCATCCCCGGCATCACCGAGTGAGTCATGGAAACCCTGGAGCTGCTGGTCCGCAACACGTCCGAGGTGCTCACCGTGGAGGGCTCGCACACCGAGCCCGCCGAGCAGGCCCTCACGCCCCGTCCCAACGCCTGTGTCGGCGTGCGCCGGGGCAAGGTGTGGTACGTGGGCCCCGAGGGCGCCCTGCCGCCGGGCGCCGTGGGCCCCTCCACCCGCGTCATCGACGCGCACGGGCAATTCGTCGGCCCCGGCTTCGTGGATCCCCACACCCACGCCGTCTTCGCCGGTGAGCGCGCGGCGGAGTTCGACCTGCGCACCCAGGGTGCCACCTACCTGCAGATCGCCCAGGCCGGCGGTGGCATCGTCAGCACCGTGCGCGCCACGCGCTTCGCCAACGAGGAGGATCTCATCCGGCTCGCCCTGCCCCGGCTGCAGATGATGCTGGAGTACGGCATCACCACCGCCGAGGTGAAGAGCGGCTACGGCCTCAACCTTCAGGACGAGCTGAAGATCCTCCGGGTGGTACAGCGGCTGTCGGCGCTCCAGCCCGTGGAGCTGGTGCCCACGCTGCTGTGCGCACACGCGGTGCCGGAGGAGTACCGCGAGTGGCGCGAGGCCTACATGGACCTGTGCATCCGGGAGATCATCCCCGCGGTGGCCGAGCAGGGCCTGGCGCGCTTCTGCGACGTCTTCGCCGAGCAGAGCGCCTTCACCCTGGCCGAGGCGCGCCGGATCCTCGTGGCCGCCCAGAAGCTGGGAATGAAGCCGCGGTTGCACGCCGACCAGCTCACCTCCAACGGGGGCGCCGAGCTGGCGGCCGAGCTCGGCGCGGCCACCGCCGACCACCTGGAGCACGTGAGCGACGCGGGCATCCGCGCCATGGCCGAGGCGGGTGTCACCGCCGTCCTCGTGCCCACCTCCACCCTCTTCCTGCGTGTGCGGCCCTATGCCCCCGGCCGCAAGCTGCGCGACGCGGGCGTCAACGTGGCGCTCGGCACCAACCTCAACCCCGGCTCCGCCATGAGCGAGAACCTCCCCCTCTCCATGGGGCTCGCCTGCCTGGAGAACGGGCTGACCGCCGCCGAAGCCTACTGGGCCGCTACCCGAGGGGCCGCCCTCGCACTTGGTTTGAACACATACGGCCGGATTACCGTGGGCGATCCGGCAAACATTGTCGTTTTTTCGTGCTCAAACTACCGCCACCTTCCCTATCACCTGGGAATCAATCACGCACGGATTGTCATTAAAGATGGCCATGTGGTGGTAGAAAGCGAGCGGGCCCTCTGTCCGTGATGTCAGTCGGACAGCAGGCGCACTCCGGGACTTCCCGTCGGGGCCGGCCGTTATAATCAAAAAAGCAAGACCATGTGCCGTCTCTTCGGCTTTCGTTCGTCCATCCCCGCCGCCGTCCATCCCTCGCTCGTCACGGAGAAGAACTCCCTTCTTCGTCAGTCCAAGGAGCACAAGGATGGTTGGGGCATCGCATCCTATGAAGCAGGCGAGCGCCCGCTCGTCGCGCACGGACTCGGCCCCGCGTACTGCGACCCCGACTTCGAGCGGGTGAGCAGCCGGGTGTCCGCTCGCACGGTGGTGGCCCACCTGCGGCTGGCCTCCGTGGGCGCGGTGGAGAAGCGCAACGCCCACCCGTTCTCCCTCGGCCGCTGGTGTTTCGTGCACAACGGCACGGTGAAGAACTTCGCCCGGCACAAGGCCGAGGTGGAGGCGCTCATCCGTCCGGACCTCCGCGCACACATCCAGGGTGCGACGGACTCGGAGCGCTGCTTCTACCTCTTCCTCACCCAGCTGGCGGAGCAGCAGACGCTCGAGGGCCAGGCGTGTGTGGAGAAGGTCGCCTGCGCGCTGGCGCGGACCATGGAGCTGGTGTCGTCCATCACGGACGTGCCGGGGCAGGACCGCTCGTCGATGAACTTCCTCGTGACGAACGGGGACGTGATGGTGGCGACGCGGCGCAACCGGACGCTCTTCCTGTCGGACACGGCGCCCGAGACGGGCAAGCGCCCCCACCGCGGGCTGTCCGGTCCTCCGAAGCCGGGAACGCAGCTCGAGCAGTTCGTGCTCGCCAGCGAGCAGCTCTCGGGCGAGGACCACTGGCACCCCATCGACGAGGAGGACATCGTCGGCGTGGACAGCCGCCTCGTCCTGCACCGGTGGAAGGTGCAGGACCTCTGCACGAAGCCCTGATCCAGGCCCGCGCTCACTCCCTGGGCGGAGGGCCTTTGCCCGGAGTGCCCCAGCGGGCCACGGTGACGGGCACCGTCATGTCCCCCTGCACCAGGAAGGTGTGGCGGGACGTGGACGAGCCGTCCATGGCGAGTTCGGGGCGCCACTCGCCCCCCTGCCAGAGATCGAAGGACACCTCCGCGCCCACCACGAGGCGCACCGAGCCCGAGTAGAACCGCTCACGCTGGCGGCGGAGCTGGAAACCCGGAGCCGTCTCCTTGCCGAGCGCTGGATCCGAGCCCACCACGAGGACGACCGCGTCGGCCGGGGTGTCGGCGGGGACGGTCACCTCGAAGGTGACGGTGGCATGGGGATACTGCTGAGGGGGAGGCTCGATGGCGCCACAGCCGGCCAGCACCGCACCGGCGAGCGGAACGACCACCAGGAGCCACTTCGCTGCATGGGAGAGGGGCATGGGGCGGAAGATACCCAGGGACCGGAAGGCTCTGCCCAGGATGGCGGCCTCCCACTGTCCGCTGGAATGCTCTCCGGCCCCCCTGCCCGGCCAGGAAGCGGCCCTCGGGACCAGGCCCGAGGTCCGCCGAGGCTCGAGGGCTTACGCCCAGCTCATCGTCTGAGCCTGACGCTGAGCGAAGAGCTGCGCCAGGTTGTTCTGGATGATCTGGTCGGTGGTGGAGTCCGGCGCGGGCTGCGACTGACGCGACGAGAAGATGTCCGTCGCCATCTTGAGCAGATCACCCGAGCCCATGGCGTTCTTCAGGAAGCCACCGATGCTGCCCAGGCCGCCCCCGCTCAGGAAGCTCTGCGCGGTGCCCAGGAAGTTCGACGCGAAGCCGCCGAAGGAGCCCAACATGCTCCCGAGACCGCCCTTGGCGAGCATGCCCAGGCCGCTGGTCAGCAGGCTGCTGGTGCCACCCGTCAGGAGGCCGAGGCCCACGTTGATGAGAAGCTTGCCGAACGGGGACTGGGCGAACTTCATGACGCCCTTGGCGATCTTGCCGAGCCCCTTGCCCACCTTCTTCAAAACCTTGCCGACGAAACCCATGAATGTTCTCCCGAAGTGAAATCTGAAGGAATTATCGGGCTGGGAAAAGCAAAGTTGCGTGGATCATCCCTGCCGTCCGTGACCCGCGCGCCGGGCCTTCTCCAGATCGGCCTTGAGCTGGGAGTCCTCCTTGCCCGGCGTGGCGGCCACGGCGGGCGTGTCCGACAGCTGCACGGGGGGCGGCTTCTTCGCCTCGGTGAACTCGGTCCTGTTCGGGTTGGCCGTCTGAGCGATCGTCGCGGCCTCGATGATGTACTGCCCCATCGCGTCCGCGTCCGGCGGCGGGCAACCCATGGCACGCAGGTCCTCGTCCTCGACGATGTAGAGGCTGGGCTCCGCGTTGGGGTTGAGCACGAAGTGGATCACCTGGTTGACGTACTCCTCGAGGGGCACGCCCAGGTTCTCCGCGATCTTCGCGGTGTTGGGGTCGGAGAGGACCTTCCTGCGGATGACCTCGGGATCCTTGGGGATTGCGGGCTTGTTCGTGTCCATGGACCCAGCTTAAGAGGGGAGGCGACTTCTCGTCGAGTGAAGTCCCCTACCCCAGCCACGCCTTCAGCAGCTCCGCCGGACGCGAGCCCCAGGCCTCGGCCACCAGCTCGCGAGACTCCTCGCCGGTGTCCCGGAGGGTGATGCGCAGGTACTCGCGGGGGGCGGCCTCGGGCACCCTGTCCAGCCACTCCACCAGCACCGCGCCATCCCCACCCACCAGGTCCAGGAAGCCCGTGGCGTACAGCTCGTCGTAGTCGGCCAGCCGGTAGAGGTCCGCGTGGTACAACGGCACCCGGCCCTTGTAGGGGTAGACGATGGCGAAGGTGGGGCTGGCCACCTCCGAGCGCGACACGCCCGCGCCCTCGGCCACGCCACGCACCAGGTGCGTCTTGCCCGCGCCCAGATCGCCCACCAGCCCCACGAAGTCCCCCGGCTGGAGCAGCTCCCCGAGCCGGACTCCCAACCGGTGCGTCTCCTCGGGCGAGCCCGACTGCACCGTGCGGCCCAGCGTCGGCGCGCTCATCGGTTCCACCTCGTCCACACGTTGCACATCCCCTTGGCCACGTCCGTGGCGATCAACCCCAACCTGCCGCGCCGGGCCACCATCAGGTCCGCCGACAGGCCGTGCGCGTAGACCGCCGTCCAGGCGGCATCGGGGAGCTTCAGGCCCTGCGCCAGGAGCGCGCCCAGCACGCCGCTCAGCACGTCCCCCATGCCTCCGGTGGCCATGCCCGGGTTGCCCGTGGGGTTGACGTACACGGTGCCATCCGAGTGCGCGATGAGCGTCCGCGCGCCCTTGAGCACCAGCGTCACCCCGTGCGTGCGCGCGAAGTCCCGCGCCACCTCCACGCGGGCCTTCTGGAGATCCTTCGTGGGCACGCCCGTGAGCCGGGACATCTCGCCCGGGTGCGGGGTGAGCACCAGCGGCCCCTTGGCCCGGCGCAGCACGTCCAGGTCCGTGGCCACGGCGTTGAGCGCGTCAGCGTCCAACACCGCGGGCGCATCCACGCGCGCGAGCAGCTCGCCCAGGAGCTTCGTCGTCTCCGGGCCCCGGGGGATTCCAGGGCCCACGACGAGCACGTCCTTCTTCTCCGCCGCCTCCAGCAGGGGCTCCAGGTCCGCCATGCCGAGCGGCCCCCGGTTCTCCAACGGCCAGCCCATCACCTCGGGCGCATGGCCGAGCACCGGCTCCACCACCTCGGAGCGGGTGGCCACGGTGACGAGCCCCGCGCCAGCGCGCAGCGCCCCCAGGGCCGACATGGCCGCCGCGCCGGACTTGCCGTGGCTGCCGGCCACCACCAGCACGTGCCCATAGGAGCCCTTGTGCGTGTCCGAGCGGCGCGGTGCGATGGCCCCTCGCGCGTCGGCCTCCTCGACGAGGAACAGCTCCGTGCCCGGGTGGGGCTCGACGGCCTCGGGAGGAATGCCGATGTCCACGCACCGCAGCTCACCGCACAGGGTGGCGCCGGGCTCCAGCACCTGCCCCTGCTTGAGGAAGCCGAAGGTGACGGTGACGTCCGCCTCCACGCAGGGCACGAAGGGCTCGCCGGTGTCCGTGTGCAGCCCCGAGGGGATGTCCGCGGCCACCACCTTCGCCCCCGCCGCGCGCCAGCGGAGCATGTGCTGGATGGCCTCGGCGAACTCCCCCGCCGGGGCCCGCGTGAGCCCCGTGCCGAAGAGCGCGTCCACCACCACGTCCCCGCCCCGAGGATCCGCCACTGCCCCGAGCGGCTGGGGCTGAATTCCCGAGGGCCCGAGCGCATGCAGGTTACGCTTCGACTCGGGCGTCAGCTTCGTCCTGTCTCCCACCAGCACCAGCGTCACGGGGAGCCCGGCGGCGTGGAGGAAGCGCGCCGCCACCAGCCCGTCCCCGCCGTTGTTGCCCGGCCCGCACACCACCACGTACCGCCCGCCCGGGGCGCCCAGCCCGCGCGCCGCGTCCGCCAGGAACCGGCCGGCGTTCTCCATCAACAGGGGGGACGGCATGCCGAAACGGGACTCGGCGGCCTGGTCGGCCGCGCGCATCCTCGCGGCGGTGAGGGCACGGCGCATGACTCAGCTCCTTTTCTGAAGGATGACCGTCGCGGCGGCGACCCCCGCGTCATGGGTGAGCGCGAGCAGGGCCTCCGCGCCTCGCTTCTCCATTTCCTGGAGAGCCACCCCGGAGAGGCGGAAGCCGGGCGGACCGCCCTGCCGCACCACCTCCATGTCCTGCCAGGTGAGGCCCGGGGGCGCGCCCAGCGCCTTCACCAGGGCCTCCTTGGCGGCGAAGCGGGCCGCGTAGGCACTGGCCGCGTCCGCACGCGCGCCACACAGGGCCCGCTCGGCCTCCGTGTACACCCGCTCCAGGAAGCGCTCGGCGCGCGGCCCATCGAGGATGCGCTGGATGCGCGCCACCGAGCAGATGTCCATCCCCAGGCCGAGGATCGCCATGGCGCCTATCCCGGGTTGCGCATCAGCTCGACCATCTCCCGCACCGCCCGCTCGAAGCCCACCAGCACTGCCCGAGCGACGATGGAGTGACCGATGTTCAGCTCGTCGATCTCCTGGATGCGCGCGATGGGCAGCACGTTGTCGTAGTTGAGCCCGTGGCCCGCCGCCACCGTCATGCCCAGCCGCGCCGCCGCCTTCGCCGCGTCCACGATGCGGCTCAGCTCCCGCGTCCGCTCACGCTCGTTGCGCGCCTCGCAGTAGCGCCCGGTGTGCAGCTCGATCCGGTCCGCGTTCACCTTGTGCGACGCCCGCACCTGGTCCAGGTCCGGGTCGATGAACAGCGACACCGGGATGTCTCCGTCCTTGAGGTTCTTGATGATCTTCGCGAGC
This window contains:
- a CDS encoding NAD(P)H-hydrate dehydratase, translating into MRRALTAARMRAADQAAESRFGMPSPLLMENAGRFLADAARGLGAPGGRYVVVCGPGNNGGDGLVAARFLHAAGLPVTLVLVGDRTKLTPESKRNLHALGPSGIQPQPLGAVADPRGGDVVVDALFGTGLTRAPAGEFAEAIQHMLRWRAAGAKVVAADIPSGLHTDTGEPFVPCVEADVTVTFGFLKQGQVLEPGATLCGELRCVDIGIPPEAVEPHPGTELFLVEEADARGAIAPRRSDTHKGSYGHVLVVAGSHGKSGAAAMSALGALRAGAGLVTVATRSEVVEPVLGHAPEVMGWPLENRGPLGMADLEPLLEAAEKKDVLVVGPGIPRGPETTKLLGELLARVDAPAVLDADALNAVATDLDVLRRAKGPLVLTPHPGEMSRLTGVPTKDLQKARVEVARDFARTHGVTLVLKGARTLIAHSDGTVYVNPTGNPGMATGGMGDVLSGVLGALLAQGLKLPDAAWTAVYAHGLSADLMVARRGRLGLIATDVAKGMCNVWTRWNR
- the hutI gene encoding imidazolonepropionase, with amino-acid sequence METLELLVRNTSEVLTVEGSHTEPAEQALTPRPNACVGVRRGKVWYVGPEGALPPGAVGPSTRVIDAHGQFVGPGFVDPHTHAVFAGERAAEFDLRTQGATYLQIAQAGGGIVSTVRATRFANEEDLIRLALPRLQMMLEYGITTAEVKSGYGLNLQDELKILRVVQRLSALQPVELVPTLLCAHAVPEEYREWREAYMDLCIREIIPAVAEQGLARFCDVFAEQSAFTLAEARRILVAAQKLGMKPRLHADQLTSNGGAELAAELGAATADHLEHVSDAGIRAMAEAGVTAVLVPTSTLFLRVRPYAPGRKLRDAGVNVALGTNLNPGSAMSENLPLSMGLACLENGLTAAEAYWAATRGAALALGLNTYGRITVGDPANIVVFSCSNYRHLPYHLGINHARIVIKDGHVVVESERALCP
- a CDS encoding class II glutamine amidotransferase; the encoded protein is MCRLFGFRSSIPAAVHPSLVTEKNSLLRQSKEHKDGWGIASYEAGERPLVAHGLGPAYCDPDFERVSSRVSARTVVAHLRLASVGAVEKRNAHPFSLGRWCFVHNGTVKNFARHKAEVEALIRPDLRAHIQGATDSERCFYLFLTQLAEQQTLEGQACVEKVACALARTMELVSSITDVPGQDRSSMNFLVTNGDVMVATRRNRTLFLSDTAPETGKRPHRGLSGPPKPGTQLEQFVLASEQLSGEDHWHPIDEEDIVGVDSRLVLHRWKVQDLCTKP
- the hutU gene encoding urocanate hydratase, whose protein sequence is MSRTIRAPRGTALSCKGWVQEAALRMLMNNLDPDVAERPEDLVVYGGIGKAARDWGSFDRIVDGLRRLTDEETLLVQSGKPVGILRTHPDAPRVLIANSNLVGNWANWDHFFELEKKGLMMYGQMTAGSWIYIGTQGILQGTYETFAQAGRVHFGSDDLSGRLVLSGGLGGMGGAQPLAATMNNAVFLGVEIDPHRARRRVETRYLDVVAKDIDEAIALAKEAQQKRVGRSIGVIGNAAQVYRELYRRGLKPDLVTDQTSAHDPLNGYIPADLSLEAAAELRQRDPKGYVEKARQSMSMQVEAMLDFARAGSHVFDYGNNIRAQAQLAGLENAFDFPGFVPAYIRPMFCEGLGPFRWVALSGDPEDIRRTDQAVLELFPQKQSLHRWIKMAQDRVAFQGLPARICWLGYGERAKAGLRFNEMVRKGEVKAPIVIGRDHLDCGSVASPNRETESMKDGTDAVADWPILNALVNAVNGASWVSFHHGGGVGMGYSLHAGQVIVADGTPEAARRIERVLTSDPAMGVLRHADAGYPEAVDVARSRGVRIPGITE
- a CDS encoding pyridoxine 5'-phosphate synthase gives rise to the protein MGQRLGVNVDHVATLRQARRTTYPDPVTAAAIAELAGAGQITIHLREDRRHIQERDLRILRETVQTLLNLEMAATQEMVKIAYEHKPDVVTLVPERREELTTEGGLDVAGQREPLAKIIKNLKDGDIPVSLFIDPDLDQVRASHKVNADRIELHTGRYCEARNERERTRELSRIVDAAKAAARLGMTVAAGHGLNYDNVLPIARIQEIDELNIGHSIVARAVLVGFERAVREMVELMRNPG
- the acpS gene encoding holo-ACP synthase, translated to MAILGLGMDICSVARIQRILDGPRAERFLERVYTEAERALCGARADAASAYAARFAAKEALVKALGAPPGLTWQDMEVVRQGGPPGFRLSGVALQEMEKRGAEALLALTHDAGVAAATVILQKRS
- the tsaE gene encoding tRNA (adenosine(37)-N6)-threonylcarbamoyltransferase complex ATPase subunit type 1 TsaE yields the protein MSAPTLGRTVQSGSPEETHRLGVRLGELLQPGDFVGLVGDLGAGKTHLVRGVAEGAGVSRSEVASPTFAIVYPYKGRVPLYHADLYRLADYDELYATGFLDLVGGDGAVLVEWLDRVPEAAPREYLRITLRDTGEESRELVAEAWGSRPAELLKAWLG